One stretch of Streptomyces peucetius DNA includes these proteins:
- a CDS encoding metal ABC transporter permease, which yields MIMEMLESAFMQRALLAALLVGITAPAVGIYLVQRRQALMGDGIGHVAMTGVGLGFLMSTNPIWMATLVAVVGAVLMELIRIYGRTRGDIALAMLFYGGMAGGVLLIELSDTGSAANLTTYLFGSLSTVSDQDVVAIMLLAAFVVLVSLGLRRQLFAVSQDEEFARVTGLPVRALNLLVAVTAAVTVSVAMRVVGLLLVSALMVVPVAAAQQISRSFKATYALAVTIGVTVALAGTTTSYYQDVPPGATIVMLAIAVFVVLTTLAAPLARRRAKAMEASGAGGAVGAECTVDVPGTRSPGDDVKV from the coding sequence ATGATCATGGAAATGCTCGAATCCGCGTTCATGCAGCGCGCACTGCTCGCGGCCCTGCTGGTCGGCATCACCGCCCCGGCCGTCGGCATCTACCTGGTGCAGCGCCGACAGGCCCTGATGGGCGACGGAATCGGCCATGTCGCGATGACGGGTGTGGGCCTCGGATTCCTGATGTCGACCAACCCCATCTGGATGGCGACGCTCGTCGCGGTCGTCGGCGCGGTGCTGATGGAACTCATCCGCATCTACGGCCGCACCCGTGGCGACATCGCGCTGGCGATGCTGTTCTACGGAGGCATGGCGGGCGGTGTCCTGCTGATCGAACTCTCGGACACCGGGTCTGCGGCCAACCTCACCACGTATTTGTTCGGCTCCCTCTCGACCGTCTCCGACCAGGACGTCGTCGCGATCATGCTGCTCGCGGCCTTCGTCGTACTGGTCTCGCTGGGCCTGCGGCGGCAGCTGTTCGCCGTCAGCCAGGACGAGGAGTTCGCCCGGGTCACGGGGCTACCGGTGCGGGCGCTGAACCTGCTGGTCGCCGTCACCGCGGCGGTCACGGTCAGCGTCGCCATGCGGGTGGTCGGCCTGCTGCTGGTGAGCGCCCTGATGGTGGTCCCGGTGGCCGCCGCCCAGCAGATCTCGCGCTCCTTCAAGGCGACGTACGCCTTGGCTGTCACCATCGGAGTGACGGTCGCCCTGGCCGGAACCACCACCTCCTACTACCAGGACGTGCCGCCGGGCGCGACCATCGTGATGCTCGCCATCGCCGTGTTCGTCGTGTTGACCACGCTGGCCGCGCCCCTGGCACGGCGGCGGGCGAAGGCGATGGAGGCGAGCGGCGCCGGCGGCGCGGTCGGAGCCGAGTGCACCGTCGACGTTCCGGGTACGCGAAGCCCGGGCGACGACGTCAAGGTCTGA
- a CDS encoding helix-turn-helix domain-containing protein encodes MAKAPRQAAWEFFGAELKRRREVAELTQEELGARVFVSGGYIGQFEQAIRKPQSDVAQRIDEILQTDGIFERMCRKLVNDSRYAEYFAAAAELEALAMHICEFEPSVVPGLLQTGEYATAVTLASNSLAPADFIEATVKARLDRAQIIEAAERPTYWGILHETVLRVPVGGPITMARQLDHVAALSRDRKALIQVLPYSAGAYAQMGKTLKLMEFDDAPPTAYTEAVYSGNLLDDPALVKRAQATYDLLRAAALSPEASLTLIESAAEDFRRCASTT; translated from the coding sequence ATGGCCAAAGCTCCACGTCAGGCGGCTTGGGAATTCTTCGGCGCCGAACTCAAACGGCGGCGGGAGGTCGCGGAACTCACCCAGGAGGAACTGGGCGCGCGGGTGTTCGTATCGGGCGGATACATCGGCCAGTTCGAACAGGCGATTAGGAAGCCGCAGTCGGATGTGGCACAGAGGATCGACGAGATACTGCAAACCGACGGTATTTTCGAGCGCATGTGCCGCAAGCTCGTCAATGACTCGCGGTACGCCGAGTACTTCGCCGCCGCGGCGGAGCTGGAGGCGCTGGCGATGCACATCTGCGAGTTCGAGCCGTCTGTGGTCCCAGGGCTCTTGCAGACTGGCGAATACGCCACCGCGGTGACCCTGGCGAGCAACTCGCTCGCACCCGCAGACTTCATCGAGGCGACAGTCAAGGCGCGGCTCGACCGCGCACAGATCATCGAGGCCGCTGAGCGGCCCACGTACTGGGGAATCCTGCACGAGACGGTGCTGCGTGTGCCGGTGGGCGGCCCGATCACCATGGCCCGCCAACTGGACCATGTGGCGGCGCTCAGCCGCGACCGGAAGGCACTCATCCAGGTGCTGCCGTACTCAGCGGGCGCCTACGCCCAGATGGGCAAGACGCTCAAGCTGATGGAGTTCGACGACGCACCGCCAACTGCCTATACAGAAGCCGTGTATTCGGGGAACCTGCTGGACGATCCGGCCCTGGTGAAGCGTGCACAGGCAACTTACGATCTGCTCAGGGCCGCCGCTCTGTCGCCGGAGGCGTCCCTGACCCTGATCGAATCGGCGGCGGAGGACTTCAGACGATGCGCGAGTACGACCTGA
- a CDS encoding response regulator — MNAVNPIRVLLADDQTLVRAAFAMLVESARDMEVVGQAGTGAEAVELARSERADLVVMDIRMPELDGIAATRLIAADDDLAGVKVLVLTTYDTDEHIMEALRAGASGFLVKDTKPADLLAAIRTVAAGEALLSPGPTSRLIARVLSAPQLPRSGGPDGLTDRERQVLALVARGMNNTEIAESLGLSPLTAKTHVSRIMSKLAARDRAQLVIIAYESGLVTPGEG, encoded by the coding sequence ATGAACGCCGTGAACCCGATCCGCGTCCTGCTCGCCGACGACCAGACCCTGGTACGGGCGGCGTTCGCGATGCTGGTGGAATCCGCCCGTGACATGGAGGTCGTCGGCCAGGCCGGCACGGGCGCGGAGGCCGTCGAACTCGCCCGCAGTGAACGGGCCGACCTGGTGGTCATGGACATCCGCATGCCCGAACTCGACGGCATCGCGGCCACCCGCCTCATCGCCGCGGACGACGACCTCGCGGGCGTCAAGGTCCTCGTCCTGACCACGTACGACACCGACGAGCACATCATGGAGGCGCTGCGGGCCGGCGCGTCGGGGTTCCTGGTGAAGGACACCAAGCCGGCCGACCTGCTGGCGGCGATCCGCACGGTCGCGGCCGGCGAGGCCCTTCTCTCGCCGGGTCCGACGTCCCGACTGATCGCGCGCGTCCTCTCCGCTCCTCAACTCCCCAGGTCCGGCGGCCCGGACGGCCTCACGGACCGCGAACGCCAGGTCCTCGCGCTGGTCGCCCGCGGCATGAACAACACCGAGATCGCCGAGTCGCTGGGGCTGAGCCCGCTGACGGCCAAGACGCACGTCAGCCGCATCATGAGCAAGCTGGCCGCCCGCGACCGGGCCCAACTGGTCATCATCGCCTACGAATCGGGGCTGGTGACGCCCGGGGAGGGCTGA
- a CDS encoding isoprenyl transferase, translating into MARRGILGRSRREYKVPEPHPSGARPPRIPAELVPNHVACVMDGNGRWAKERGLPRTEGHKVGEGVVLDVLKGCLEMGVKNLSLYAFSTENWKRSPDEVRFLMNFNRDVIRRRRDEMNELGIRIRWVGRMPKMWKSVVQELQVAQEQTVDNDAMTLYFCVNYGGRAEVADAAQAIARDVAAGRLDPSKVNEKTFQKYLYYPDMPDVDLFLRPSGEQRISNYLIWQSSYAEMVFQDVLWPDFDRRDLWRACLEYAQRDRRFGGAIPNEELEAMRGRPEGPAV; encoded by the coding sequence ATGGCACGACGCGGAATCCTGGGCCGGTCCCGCCGCGAGTACAAGGTCCCCGAGCCGCACCCCTCCGGCGCTCGTCCGCCCAGGATCCCGGCCGAGCTGGTGCCGAACCACGTGGCGTGCGTCATGGACGGCAACGGCCGCTGGGCCAAGGAGCGGGGCCTGCCCCGCACCGAGGGCCACAAGGTCGGCGAGGGTGTCGTGCTGGACGTGCTCAAGGGCTGCCTGGAGATGGGCGTCAAGAACCTGTCCCTCTACGCCTTCTCCACCGAGAACTGGAAGCGGTCGCCCGACGAGGTGCGCTTCCTGATGAACTTCAACCGGGACGTCATCCGCCGCCGCCGTGACGAGATGAACGAGCTCGGCATCCGGATCCGCTGGGTCGGCCGCATGCCGAAGATGTGGAAGTCGGTCGTCCAGGAGCTCCAGGTCGCCCAGGAGCAGACGGTCGACAACGATGCGATGACCCTGTACTTCTGCGTCAACTACGGCGGCCGGGCCGAGGTCGCGGACGCGGCGCAGGCCATCGCGCGCGATGTGGCGGCGGGCAGGCTGGACCCGTCGAAGGTCAACGAGAAGACGTTCCAGAAGTACCTCTACTACCCGGACATGCCGGACGTCGACCTGTTCCTGCGCCCCAGCGGTGAGCAGCGCATCTCGAACTACCTGATCTGGCAGTCCAGTTACGCTGAGATGGTGTTCCAGGACGTGCTGTGGCCGGACTTCGACCGCCGTGACCTGTGGCGCGCCTGCCTCGAGTACGCGCAGCGCGACCGCCGCTTCGGTGGTGCGATCCCGAACGAGGAGCTCGAGGCGATGCGCGGCCGCCCCGAGGGCCCGGCGGTCTGA
- a CDS encoding Fur family transcriptional regulator, translating to MTTAPTGGNTAPVRGRSTRQRAAVAAALDEVDEFRSAQELHDMLKHRGDSVGLTTVYRTLQSLADAGEVDVLRTSEGESVYRRCSTDDHHHHLVCRMCGKAVEVEGPAVEQWAETIAAQHGYVNVAHTVEIFGTCAECAAKAG from the coding sequence GTGACCACGGCGCCAACCGGCGGGAACACCGCCCCGGTGCGAGGCCGGTCGACCCGGCAACGGGCCGCGGTGGCGGCGGCGCTCGACGAGGTCGACGAGTTCCGCAGCGCACAGGAGCTGCACGACATGCTCAAGCACCGCGGCGACTCGGTGGGCCTGACGACGGTCTACCGCACGCTGCAGTCGCTCGCCGACGCGGGCGAGGTCGACGTGCTGCGCACCAGCGAGGGCGAGTCGGTGTACCGGCGTTGCTCCACCGACGACCACCACCACCATCTGGTGTGCCGGATGTGCGGCAAGGCGGTCGAGGTCGAGGGCCCCGCGGTGGAGCAGTGGGCGGAGACGATCGCGGCACAGCACGGCTATGTGAACGTGGCGCACACGGTCGAGATCTTCGGCACCTGCGCGGAGTGCGCGGCGAAGGCCGGCTGA
- a CDS encoding YcxB family protein, which translates to MTQEGRPQQDSGAVVLVYEPTVRDMASALSARMRATPAGRRTRRLLHIAGGLGISCFALLVLVDAMTWRLWFLLGLGLVAFGCLYLLPQIQARQLHQMAARQGEFRAVVDDGGIRLTSRDGDATSKWGMYSRYAETDDVFVLLTGDKHGVGLMVLPKRGAADTAAVERLRTLLTTHLGKA; encoded by the coding sequence ATGACACAAGAGGGGCGGCCACAGCAGGACAGCGGGGCGGTGGTGCTCGTCTACGAGCCCACCGTCCGTGACATGGCGTCCGCCCTGAGCGCCCGCATGCGTGCCACCCCCGCCGGACGCCGCACCCGACGCCTGCTGCACATCGCCGGCGGGCTGGGCATCTCCTGCTTCGCGCTGCTCGTGCTGGTGGACGCGATGACCTGGCGGCTGTGGTTCCTGCTGGGCCTCGGGCTCGTCGCCTTCGGCTGCCTGTATCTGCTGCCGCAGATCCAGGCGCGTCAGCTGCACCAGATGGCGGCCCGGCAGGGCGAGTTCCGTGCCGTGGTCGACGACGGCGGCATCCGGCTGACGTCCCGGGACGGCGACGCCACCAGCAAGTGGGGGATGTACTCGCGCTACGCCGAGACCGACGACGTGTTCGTCCTCCTCACCGGCGACAAGCACGGCGTCGGTCTGATGGTCCTGCCCAAGCGCGGTGCGGCGGACACGGCCGCTGTCGAACGGCTGCGGACCCTGCTCACGACGCATCTGGGGAAGGCCTGA
- a CDS encoding DUF397 domain-containing protein, translating to MREYDLSRARWRKSSYSDGDGGNCLEIVDDIPGVVPVRDSKVPAGPVLLVTAAAWDAFIKQTFKRA from the coding sequence ATGCGCGAGTACGACCTGAGCAGGGCCCGGTGGCGCAAGAGCTCGTACAGCGACGGGGACGGCGGCAACTGCCTCGAGATCGTCGACGACATCCCCGGCGTCGTGCCCGTGCGGGACAGCAAGGTCCCCGCCGGGCCCGTTCTCCTCGTCACCGCCGCCGCCTGGGACGCCTTCATCAAGCAGACCTTTAAGAGGGCATAA
- a CDS encoding FAD-dependent oxidoreductase, which produces MPRPLRVAIVGAGPAGIYAADALLKSEVAAADPGVSIDLFERMPAPFGLIRYGVAPDHPRIKGIITALHQVLDKPQIRLFGNVDYGNDLSLDDLRTFYDAVIFSTGATADRALDIPGIELDGSYGAADFVSWYDGHPDWPRTWSLEAEKVAVLGVGNVALDVARILAKTADELLPTEIPPNVHDGLKANRAKEIHVFGRRGPAQAKFSPMELRELDHSPNIEVIVDPEDIDYDAGSIETRRGNKQADMVAKTLENWAIRDVGTRPHKLFLHFFESPSEILGEDGRVVGLRTERTALDGTGNVKGTGEFKDWDVQAVYRAVGYLSDELPKLPWDVATGTVPDEGGRVLEESGEHLDSTYVTGWIRRGPVGLIGHTKGDANETVSNLLADHANGRLQTPASPEPEAVEAFLTERNVRWTSWEGWYKLDAAEKALGEPQGRERVKIVEREDMLEASGA; this is translated from the coding sequence ATGCCCCGCCCCCTGCGGGTAGCCATCGTCGGAGCCGGCCCCGCCGGGATCTACGCCGCTGATGCGCTGCTGAAGTCCGAGGTGGCTGCTGCCGACCCCGGCGTGTCCATCGATCTCTTCGAGCGTATGCCCGCTCCCTTCGGCCTGATCCGTTACGGCGTCGCCCCCGACCACCCGCGGATCAAGGGCATCATCACGGCCCTGCACCAGGTGCTCGACAAGCCGCAGATCCGCCTCTTCGGCAATGTCGACTACGGCAACGACCTCAGCCTGGACGATCTCCGCACCTTCTACGACGCGGTAATCTTCTCGACCGGCGCGACCGCCGACCGGGCGCTCGACATACCCGGGATCGAGCTGGACGGCTCGTACGGCGCGGCCGACTTCGTTTCCTGGTACGACGGGCACCCGGACTGGCCCCGCACCTGGTCGCTGGAGGCGGAGAAGGTCGCCGTGCTCGGCGTCGGCAACGTCGCGCTCGACGTGGCGCGCATCCTCGCGAAGACGGCGGACGAGCTGCTGCCGACCGAGATCCCGCCGAACGTCCACGACGGCCTGAAGGCGAACAGGGCCAAGGAGATCCACGTCTTCGGGCGTCGCGGCCCCGCGCAGGCGAAGTTCAGCCCGATGGAGCTCCGCGAGCTGGACCACTCCCCCAACATCGAGGTCATCGTCGACCCCGAGGACATCGACTACGACGCCGGCTCGATCGAGACCCGCCGCGGGAACAAGCAGGCCGACATGGTCGCAAAGACCCTGGAGAACTGGGCGATCCGCGACGTCGGGACGCGGCCGCACAAGCTGTTCCTGCACTTCTTCGAGTCCCCGTCCGAGATCCTCGGCGAGGACGGCCGGGTCGTGGGCCTGCGCACCGAGCGCACCGCGCTCGACGGCACGGGCAACGTGAAGGGCACTGGCGAGTTCAAGGACTGGGACGTCCAGGCCGTCTACCGCGCCGTGGGCTACCTCTCCGACGAGCTGCCGAAGCTCCCCTGGGACGTCGCGACGGGCACGGTCCCCGACGAGGGCGGCCGTGTGCTGGAGGAGTCCGGCGAGCACCTGGACTCGACGTACGTCACCGGCTGGATCCGGCGCGGCCCGGTCGGTCTCATCGGCCACACCAAGGGTGACGCGAACGAGACGGTGTCCAACCTGCTCGCCGACCACGCGAACGGCCGCCTCCAGACCCCGGCCTCGCCCGAGCCGGAGGCGGTGGAAGCCTTCCTCACGGAGCGGAACGTCCGCTGGACGTCCTGGGAGGGCTGGTACAAGCTCGACGCCGCCGAGAAGGCGCTGGGCGAGCCTCAGGGCCGCGAGCGCGTGAAGATCGTCGAGCGCGAGGACATGCTCGAGGCGAGCGGCGCGTAA
- a CDS encoding glycine--tRNA ligase, with protein sequence MAADKIDTIVNLSKRRGFVYPCSEIYGGQRAAWDYGPLGVELKENIKRQWWRYMVTSREDVVGIDSSVILATEVWEASGHVATFTDPLTECTSCHKRFRADHLEEAYEEKHGRLPENGLADLNCPNCGNKGTFTEPKQFSGLLATHLGPTQDSGSVAYLRPETAQGIFTNFGQVQQTSRKKPPFGIAQMGKSFRNEITPGNFIFRTREFEQMEMEFFVKPGEDEEWQQYWMDQRWNWYRDLGLREENMRWYEHPQEKLSHYSKRTADIEYRFQFGGSEWGELEGVANRTDYDLSAHSKASGTDLSYFDQEAGERWTPYVIEPAAGVGRAMLAFLLDAYNEDEAPNAKGVMEKRTVMRLDPRLAPVKVAVLPLSRNPQLSPKAKGLAADLRKNWNIEFDDAGAIGRRYRRQDEIGTPFCVTVDFDTLDDNAVTVRERDTMKQERVSLDQIQGYLGSRLLGC encoded by the coding sequence GTGGCCGCCGACAAGATCGATACGATCGTCAACCTGAGCAAGCGCCGTGGCTTTGTCTACCCCTGCAGCGAGATCTACGGCGGACAGCGCGCCGCCTGGGACTACGGACCGCTGGGTGTCGAGCTCAAGGAGAACATCAAGCGCCAGTGGTGGCGCTACATGGTCACCTCGCGCGAGGACGTCGTCGGTATCGACTCGTCGGTGATCCTTGCGACCGAGGTCTGGGAGGCCTCCGGTCACGTCGCGACCTTCACGGACCCCCTCACCGAGTGCACCTCCTGCCACAAGCGCTTCCGCGCCGACCACCTGGAGGAGGCGTACGAGGAGAAGCACGGCCGTCTCCCGGAGAACGGCCTCGCCGACCTGAACTGCCCGAACTGCGGGAACAAGGGCACCTTCACCGAGCCCAAGCAGTTCTCCGGCCTGCTCGCCACGCACCTCGGCCCCACCCAGGACTCCGGCTCGGTCGCCTACCTGCGCCCCGAGACCGCCCAGGGCATCTTCACCAACTTCGGCCAGGTGCAGCAGACCTCGCGCAAGAAGCCGCCGTTCGGCATCGCGCAGATGGGCAAGTCCTTCCGGAACGAGATCACTCCGGGCAACTTCATCTTCCGCACCCGTGAGTTCGAGCAGATGGAGATGGAGTTCTTCGTCAAGCCGGGCGAGGACGAGGAGTGGCAGCAGTACTGGATGGACCAGCGCTGGAACTGGTACCGCGACCTGGGTCTCCGTGAGGAGAACATGCGCTGGTACGAGCACCCCCAGGAGAAGCTCTCCCACTACTCGAAGCGCACCGCCGACATCGAGTACCGCTTCCAGTTCGGCGGCAGCGAGTGGGGCGAGCTCGAGGGCGTCGCCAACCGCACCGACTACGACCTCTCCGCGCACTCCAAGGCGTCCGGCACCGACCTGTCGTACTTCGACCAGGAGGCCGGCGAGCGCTGGACGCCGTACGTCATCGAGCCGGCGGCCGGTGTCGGCCGCGCCATGCTCGCCTTCCTCCTCGACGCGTACAACGAGGACGAGGCCCCGAACGCCAAGGGCGTCATGGAGAAGCGCACCGTGATGCGGCTCGACCCGCGCCTCGCGCCGGTGAAGGTCGCCGTCCTGCCGCTGAGCCGCAACCCGCAGCTCTCGCCGAAGGCCAAGGGTCTCGCCGCGGACCTGCGCAAGAACTGGAACATCGAGTTCGACGACGCGGGCGCCATCGGCCGCCGCTACCGCCGCCAGGACGAGATCGGCACCCCGTTCTGTGTGACCGTCGACTTCGACACCCTCGACGACAACGCGGTGACCGTGCGTGAGCGCGACACGATGAAGCAGGA
- a CDS encoding PIN domain nuclease, whose translation MNVADYLIDTSALARVMLGQVATEWDGRIGAGLVAICDFTELEALFSAKSTADRERLKRNLDTYYAWCPLPDGVYRRARVVQELLTAKGEHRSAGPVDLLVAAVAEEAGLTLLHYDRDFETIARTTGQPTRMIDLRN comes from the coding sequence GTGAACGTCGCCGACTACCTCATCGACACCTCGGCACTGGCCCGTGTCATGCTCGGTCAAGTCGCCACCGAGTGGGACGGCAGGATCGGCGCCGGTCTCGTCGCGATCTGTGACTTCACCGAGCTGGAGGCTCTGTTCTCGGCCAAGTCGACCGCAGATCGCGAGCGGCTGAAGCGCAACCTCGACACCTACTACGCCTGGTGCCCGCTCCCGGACGGCGTCTACCGGCGGGCCCGCGTCGTCCAGGAGCTGCTCACCGCGAAGGGCGAGCATCGCAGCGCGGGCCCGGTCGATCTTCTCGTGGCCGCAGTCGCCGAGGAGGCGGGCCTCACACTGCTCCACTACGACCGGGACTTCGAGACCATCGCCCGCACCACAGGACAGCCGACCCGCATGATCGATCTCCGGAACTGA
- a CDS encoding metal ABC transporter ATP-binding protein: MSTEPVISVRGARATLGSRPVLRGIDLTVDRGEVVALLGANGSGKSTAVRSVIGQVPLTDGRIDLFGTELRRFRQWARVGYVPQRTTAASGVPATIREVVAAGRLSRSRFGLPSRGDKAAVQRAIELVGLGDRARDSVSALSGGQHQRVLIARALAAEPELLIMDEPMAGVDLASQEVLAGTLRRQVAAGTTVLLVLHELGPLEPLIDRAVVLRDGCVVHDGPPPEAVGQHALPGHDHVHPHAADEPLRTGLLT; this comes from the coding sequence ATGAGCACCGAGCCGGTCATTTCCGTCCGCGGAGCCCGGGCGACGCTCGGCTCGCGCCCCGTCCTGCGCGGCATCGACCTCACCGTCGATCGCGGTGAGGTCGTCGCCCTGCTCGGCGCCAACGGCTCCGGCAAGTCCACCGCCGTGCGTTCCGTGATCGGCCAGGTGCCGCTCACCGACGGCCGGATCGACCTGTTCGGCACGGAGCTGCGCCGTTTCCGGCAGTGGGCGCGGGTCGGTTACGTCCCACAGCGCACGACCGCCGCGAGCGGTGTGCCCGCGACCATCCGCGAGGTCGTCGCCGCCGGCAGGCTCTCGCGGTCCCGCTTCGGCCTCCCCTCGCGCGGTGACAAGGCGGCCGTGCAGCGCGCCATCGAGCTGGTGGGCCTGGGCGACCGCGCCCGGGACTCCGTGAGCGCCCTGTCCGGCGGCCAGCACCAGCGCGTGCTGATCGCGCGGGCGCTCGCCGCCGAACCCGAGCTGCTGATCATGGACGAGCCGATGGCCGGTGTGGACCTGGCCAGCCAGGAGGTGCTGGCCGGGACGCTGCGCCGGCAGGTCGCCGCCGGTACGACGGTGCTCCTGGTGCTGCACGAGCTGGGCCCGCTGGAGCCGCTGATCGACCGCGCCGTGGTCCTGCGCGACGGCTGCGTCGTCCACGACGGGCCGCCCCCGGAGGCCGTCGGCCAGCACGCCCTGCCCGGCCACGACCACGTACATCCGCACGCGGCCGACGAGCCGCTCCGCACGGGACTGCTCACATGA
- the recO gene encoding DNA repair protein RecO produces the protein MSLFRDDGVVLRTQKLGEADRVITLLTRGHGRVRAVARGVRRTKSKFGARLEPFSHVDVQFFARGSELVGRGLPLCTQSETIAPYGGGIVTDYARYTAGTAMLETAERFTDHEGEPAVQQYLLLVGGLRTLSRGEHAPNLVLDAFLLRSLAVNGYAPSFDDCARCGLPGPNRFFSVAAGGVICGDCRVPGSVVPSAEAIGLLSALLTGDWPTADACEARHVREGSGLVSAYLHWHLERGLRSLRYVEK, from the coding sequence ATGAGCCTGTTCCGTGACGACGGTGTCGTCCTGCGCACCCAGAAGCTGGGTGAGGCGGACCGCGTCATCACCCTGCTCACGCGCGGTCACGGCCGCGTACGCGCCGTGGCGCGCGGGGTGCGGCGGACCAAGTCGAAGTTCGGGGCCAGGCTTGAGCCGTTCTCCCACGTCGACGTGCAGTTCTTCGCACGCGGCAGCGAGCTGGTGGGGCGCGGGCTGCCGCTGTGCACCCAGTCGGAGACCATTGCTCCGTACGGCGGCGGCATCGTCACCGATTACGCCCGCTACACGGCCGGCACCGCCATGCTGGAGACCGCCGAGCGGTTCACCGACCACGAGGGCGAGCCGGCCGTGCAGCAGTATCTGCTGCTCGTCGGTGGGCTGCGCACCCTCTCGCGGGGCGAGCACGCGCCGAACCTGGTGCTCGACGCCTTCCTGCTGCGCTCCCTCGCCGTCAACGGCTACGCCCCCAGCTTCGACGACTGCGCCCGCTGCGGGCTTCCCGGGCCCAACCGGTTCTTCTCCGTCGCCGCGGGCGGCGTCATATGCGGCGACTGCCGGGTGCCCGGCAGCGTCGTACCCTCTGCGGAGGCCATCGGGCTGCTCAGCGCGCTGCTGACCGGCGACTGGCCGACGGCGGACGCGTGCGAGGCGCGCCATGTCAGGGAGGGCAGCGGACTGGTGTCCGCCTATCTGCACTGGCACCTGGAGCGCGGCCTGCGCTCCCTGAGGTACGTAGAGAAGTAG
- a CDS encoding metal ABC transporter substrate-binding protein, translating to MNVRRLIPTAATAGAVALGLLAVSACSTSDAAGDGNSDGKLKVAASFYPMQYLAEQIGGDNVSVTTLTKPGVEPHDLELKPRQTAELNDAGLILYLKGVQPAVDKAIAQTSVKYKVDATTLTQLENFDTSGGHDHGHEEAGHEEAGHEEHEAEAGADPHIWLDPVKYAEVAKGVGAQMEKADPDHAADYKKNTDALVAKLTALHTDFEQGLKNSATKTFITTHSAFGYLAERYGLEQEGISGVDPESEPSPARIKELQTIAKEDKVTTVFFETLASDKTAKTLAKDTGLKTDVLDPLEGITDRSKGDDYIEVMRANLAALQKALGAK from the coding sequence ATGAACGTACGACGCCTCATACCCACCGCCGCCACCGCCGGAGCAGTCGCGCTCGGCCTCCTGGCCGTCTCCGCCTGCTCCACCTCCGACGCCGCCGGCGACGGAAACAGCGACGGCAAGCTGAAGGTCGCCGCATCGTTCTACCCCATGCAGTATCTCGCGGAGCAGATCGGTGGCGACAACGTCTCCGTCACCACGCTCACCAAGCCGGGCGTCGAGCCGCACGACCTGGAGCTCAAGCCCCGCCAGACCGCCGAGCTGAACGACGCCGGTCTGATCCTCTACCTCAAGGGCGTCCAGCCCGCCGTCGACAAGGCCATCGCCCAGACGAGCGTGAAGTACAAGGTGGACGCCACCACACTCACACAGCTCGAGAACTTCGACACCTCCGGCGGCCACGACCACGGTCACGAGGAAGCCGGGCACGAGGAGGCCGGGCACGAGGAGCACGAGGCCGAGGCCGGCGCCGACCCGCACATCTGGCTCGACCCGGTGAAGTACGCCGAGGTCGCCAAGGGCGTCGGCGCCCAGATGGAGAAGGCCGACCCGGACCACGCCGCGGACTACAAGAAGAACACCGACGCGCTGGTCGCGAAGCTCACAGCCCTCCACACCGACTTCGAGCAGGGCCTCAAGAACTCGGCCACGAAGACGTTCATCACCACCCACTCCGCGTTCGGCTACCTCGCCGAGCGCTACGGCTTGGAGCAGGAGGGCATCTCGGGCGTCGACCCCGAGTCCGAGCCCAGCCCGGCCCGTATCAAGGAGCTCCAGACGATCGCGAAGGAAGACAAGGTCACGACCGTCTTCTTCGAGACGCTGGCCAGCGACAAGACCGCGAAGACCCTCGCCAAGGACACCGGCCTGAAGACCGACGTCCTCGACCCGCTCGAGGGAATCACCGACCGGTCGAAGGGCGATGACTACATCGAGGTCATGCGCGCCAACTTGGCCGCCCTGCAGAAGGCCCTCGGCGCGAAGTGA
- a CDS encoding type II toxin-antitoxin system VapB family antitoxin, giving the protein MSRTVIDLDDEALAAAAMELGTTTKRDTINTALREVTARYRRLRALEDSRKHVADGGVDIDILLDKRKYRGGARDDEPTESRKSA; this is encoded by the coding sequence GTGAGCCGCACCGTGATCGACCTTGACGACGAAGCCCTCGCTGCCGCTGCCATGGAGCTCGGCACCACCACCAAGCGCGACACCATCAACACCGCGCTTCGCGAGGTGACCGCACGGTACCGGCGACTGCGTGCGCTGGAGGATTCCCGCAAGCACGTCGCCGACGGTGGCGTGGACATCGACATCCTCCTGGACAAGCGCAAGTACCGGGGCGGCGCCCGGGACGACGAGCCCACCGAGTCACGAAAGAGCGCGTGA